The genomic segment GACCAGCCCTTCCGCCCGCATTCGACTCAAATGCTGGGACAGCGCCGATTGGGATATATTCAGATTTTTTTCGAGGTCCCCCACACACATCTCTTCGTCAAGAAGACGAGACAAAATAACTAACCGGTTGGGGTTTGCCAGAGTTTTCAGGAAATCCGCGGCCTGCAACGCATTCTCCTGAAGTTTCTCAGTATCAATCCGTTTTGTATGCTTCATTATCTTTTTGCCTGTAACGCTTCATCCGCCTGTAGATTAATCGGGAATCATTTCTGAACGAGTTGATCACCCCGCTCTGTTTTTAGCTTTTGTGTAAATAACTATATCCCAATTCCCGGAAAGCGCTAACAAAAAAATATTTTCCACAAGGTACGGGACCAGAACCCACAAAGGGGCCCTAGTCCCGGCACACCATATGGTTGAATTTTATATTCAGGCCGTCTCCCCGAACAGCTCCCGCCCAATCAGCATACGACGGATTTCGCTGGTGCCAGCGCCAATTTCATAAAGTTTAGCGTCCCGGAGCAGCCGACCGGTAGGATATTCATTGATATAGCCATTGCCACCCAAAGCCTGGATCGCCTGCAATGCCATCTGGGTCGCCCGTTCGGCGGAATAGAGGATGCAGCCGGCGGCATCCTTGCGGGTTGTCTCACCCCGATCACAGGCGGCGGCAACCGCATAGACATAAGCCCGGCAGGCATTGAGTTCAGTATACATGTCCGCGATCTTGCCCTGCATCAGTTGAAATTCGCCGATGGGCTGACCGAACTGCTTGCGTTCATGGATATAGGGCAATACCACATCCAGACAGGCCTGCATGATGCCAAGCGGTCCACCGGACAGCACCACCCGTTCATAATCCAGACCACTCATCAGCACCCGCACCCCGGCGTTTTCCTGTCCCAGAACATTTTCTTCCGGCACTTCGCAGTCTTCAAACACCAGTTCACAGGTATTGGAGCCACGCATGCCCAACTTGTCCAGCTTCTGCGCCGTGGAAAACCCTTTCATGCCTTTCTCAATCAGAAAAGCGGTGATGCCGCGGGGGCCGGCGTCAAGATCAGTTTTGGCATACACCACCAAAGTGTCCGCATCGGGACCGTTGGTGATCCACATCTTATTCCCGTTGAGCACATACCGGTCGCCTTTTTTATCGGCCCGAAGCCGCATGCCCACCACGTCAGAGCCCGCCCCCGGTTCGCTCATGGCCAGCGCCCCCACATGTTCCCCGCTGATCAGCTTGGGCAGATATTTGCGTTTCTGCTCTTCCGAACCGTTGCGATAAATCTGGTTGACGCAAAGGTTAGAATGGGCACCGTAGGAAAGACCCACGCTGGCTGAGGCACGGGAGATTTCCTCCATGATCACACAATGGGCCAGATACCCCATATCGACCCCACCATATTCTTCGCTCACGGTCACCCCCAAAAGACCCAGATCCCCCATCTTGCGCCACATGTCGGCGGGGAACTCGTTTTTGGCGTCAATTTCCGCCGCACGCGGAGCCAGCTCCTTGTCTGCAAAAGACTTTACCGTCTCGCGCAGCATGTCAATCTCATCGCCCAGATTAAAATTCAGAGAAGGATAAGAAACCATCTATTGGTCCTTTCTTGGTTCATAAAATTATTTTGTCTAAGGTGTTCCATAAATTGATAAATGCGACATCACGATCCCCTAAAAAGGGTGCGGCGATCCATAACTTTTTTGTGTGCCAAAGAAATTATTTTCCCATTGCCACCGCCACCTTGGAAGTCGGCGGACGGCCCAGGAAGTCGGCAATATACCAGGCGGCTTCGACCAGTTTGTCGAGATCCACGCCGGTCTCTAGTCCCAAGCCCTTCAGCAGATACAACACATCTTCCGTCGCCACATTGCCGGATGCGCCTTTGGCATAGGGACAACCGCCAAGCCCCGCAACAGAGCTGTCGATGACGCTAATGCCCCGTTCAAGCCCGGTCAGGATATTGACCAATGCCTGACCATAGGTGTCGTGGCAATGAAGGGCAAGCCGCTCAACCGGTGCCACGGCCAGCACCGCATCCAGCATGGCATTGAGGCTTCTGGGCGTGCCAACACCAATGGTATCGCCGAGCGAGATTTCATAACAGCCCATTTGCAAAAGCGCCTGTGTTATCTCCGCCACAGCCCTTGGCGCAATCTCGCCTTCATAGGGGCAGCCCACGACGCAGGAAATATAACCGCGCACGGACACACCTTCGGCCCGCGCCTTTTCCGCCACCGGCCGGAACCGGTCCAGGCTTTCGGCGATACCACAGTTGATATTCTTGCGGCTGAAACTTTCCGAAGCAGCCCCGAAAATGGCCACTTCCCGTGCTCCCGCGGCCAAGGCCGCATCCAGCCCCTTCATATTCGGGGTAAGCACCGGATAAACCACTCCTTCCCGCGCGGGCAATGCCGCCATGACGTCAGCATTATCCGCCATTTGCGGCACCCATTTGGGAGAGACGAAACTGGTAGCCTCGATCTTTGTAAGGCCCGCATCAGCAAGAAGCCCAATCAGCTTCACCTTCACCTCAGTCGGCACCACCGTCTTTTCATTCTGCAACCCGTCGCGGGGTCCCACTTCATAAAGGCGAACCGTGGCCGGCATAGTCATGCTTCATCCTCCGTAATCTTTACCAGAAGCTGGCCGTCCGTCACCTGCTCCCCTTCCTGGGCCGCCACTTGTTCCACCGTGCCCGCCAACGGCGCCTTCAGGGTATGTTCCATCTTCATGGCTTCGAGGACCAGGAGCGGCTGGCCCGCCTCCACCCGGTCGCCCTCCGCCACCATCAGCCGACTGAGGCGGCCGGGCATGGGGGTGATAATTACGCCGCTACCGGTCATATCCTCACCCGCTTCTGCGCCCGGCAGATAATGATGCAGGTAAAACACCCTGCCGTCCTGGAATATGGTGTACTCCTGCCCGTCACGGATGACCTTGGCCTGGACCTTGTGGCCGTCAAACAGAATGGTGAAATCCTCCCCGCGTCGCTCCGCCACACAGGCTTCATGTTCGCGGCCATCAATCA from the Luteithermobacter gelatinilyticus genome contains:
- a CDS encoding ArsR/SmtB family transcription factor — protein: MKHTKRIDTEKLQENALQAADFLKTLANPNRLVILSRLLDEEMCVGDLEKNLNISQSALSQHLSRMRAEGLVATRRESQQIFYRIKDKRVEEILLLTYKLFCEEEIEQQVAASA
- a CDS encoding hydroxymethylglutaryl-CoA lyase, producing the protein MTMPATVRLYEVGPRDGLQNEKTVVPTEVKVKLIGLLADAGLTKIEATSFVSPKWVPQMADNADVMAALPAREGVVYPVLTPNMKGLDAALAAGAREVAIFGAASESFSRKNINCGIAESLDRFRPVAEKARAEGVSVRGYISCVVGCPYEGEIAPRAVAEITQALLQMGCYEISLGDTIGVGTPRSLNAMLDAVLAVAPVERLALHCHDTYGQALVNILTGLERGISVIDSSVAGLGGCPYAKGASGNVATEDVLYLLKGLGLETGVDLDKLVEAAWYIADFLGRPPTSKVAVAMGK
- a CDS encoding isovaleryl-CoA dehydrogenase — encoded protein: MVSYPSLNFNLGDEIDMLRETVKSFADKELAPRAAEIDAKNEFPADMWRKMGDLGLLGVTVSEEYGGVDMGYLAHCVIMEEISRASASVGLSYGAHSNLCVNQIYRNGSEEQKRKYLPKLISGEHVGALAMSEPGAGSDVVGMRLRADKKGDRYVLNGNKMWITNGPDADTLVVYAKTDLDAGPRGITAFLIEKGMKGFSTAQKLDKLGMRGSNTCELVFEDCEVPEENVLGQENAGVRVLMSGLDYERVVLSGGPLGIMQACLDVVLPYIHERKQFGQPIGEFQLMQGKIADMYTELNACRAYVYAVAAACDRGETTRKDAAGCILYSAERATQMALQAIQALGGNGYINEYPTGRLLRDAKLYEIGAGTSEIRRMLIGRELFGETA